The genome window CAACCTTAATATCTGCGGGAAAATTGATGGCAATCTCATCCAAGTCTTCAATTACATCTTCCAAATGCTTCCCTACAACTCCAAGGCACAAGCTAACCAAAGTCGGAGTCTTTTTCTTCTCGAGTAATCCTGTTATGAACAAACTCAATAAGTTcaaacaaatactaaaaaaaattcggTTTTAGCGTGCTACAGAGAGTAACATGAATCATTAAATTTCAgtaaattattcaatttaaatGTCCATGCCTTGACTTTCATTCTATTTGAtcctaaaacaatttttaaaatgcaaaaaaaaaagtaataataataacttttctATTTCAAACCAATGGACAGCTATCAAAATGCCGTTCtactttctttgattttctcagcaaccaaacagaacaTATAAATTGAAAGAAGCTATGATTATTAGTTtgaaataagagagagagagagagagagagagagagagagagagagaacatacTAGAGGATTGGAAATTGGTGGTGATTTTCCTCGAAGGATTGGAATTAGAATTCAAATCTAGGTTCTCCAAGGAATTTGTAACGGTATTTAtagcttttcctttttccatcaAAACCGCAAAAATCCCTaatcggagagagagagagaaatattacgaatttgaagagagaagagaagaagaagccgatttttttaatttgaaaatccaataattgaaattaattaattaaggtggcttaaattgaaaaaaataagagaattaCATTTATTTCCTCATACGAAACAGCCCTGACCCGTTATGTAAGGGGTTAAATTAGTAAATTTATCTAAggctttgaaaattttgaatcgTTATTGGTTGCAACACTGTAATAGGCTTCTACTCTTTCTTCTTGTATTAAAGTGTGAAAGATACGACACCGTTTCTGGGATCTGAAACCGTCTTCTTCGTACACTACAATGGtgaaaggaggaggaggaggagggcaAAACTTGCCGGCTGACGTGGCACAGGTGATCGATCAGCTGGAACGCCATTGCTTGGCTCCCGATGGTTCTCTCGTTCCCAAACCCGCCTTCTTCGACCTCCAACTcgtactctctctctccttctctcttgtTTGGTTGCTCAGAAAATTGTACTCAAATTATGCCCACAAGCCTGCATTTCGTTTCGtttcctttttttgaaaattcatgttttttgaattgatattGAAACTTGAATGGCTTGGTTAGGCAAGAGAGGAAATGTCAAGGGAAAGGTTGCGATACTTGGAAGCAATGGTTAGGTTTTtaattgcttttctttttcaatgttttttttttgtttaaatgtgtttgaaataattttggttTGGTGGTGGATTTTTGAGTAGGCGATCTATTGCGAGGCGATGGCGATGGTGGAGGAGTATCAGCAGGCAGTTTCGGTGGGTAATCTGGGAGGAATTCGCGATGTTCAGGGTTTATACCCGCAGCTCGGCTTGATAAACTCCCCTCAGGTTTTGATTTTATAGTTTAGAAAGTTCTTATTAGAGAGCAATGCagatactatatatatatatatatatatatatatataatgttcagttcattttgttttgaaatttggtGTATTATGTTGTCAGTAGATAGGAAATTGAAGTTGTATTGTGAAGTAGTGTTTTAGGATTGGATATGGATTCTGTGAATCTGATATGGATTATCTGTATTGGGAGATAAAAATTGTGTCGTTTTGTTTGTGAAATCAGTAAGTATGctactttatttgtatttgtgttagaattaaattcatcatttcctaaAAGGCTAAGTTTGAACCCTAGCTCTAGTTAAAGGGGAGTCTAGGCTCACACGTGAGGGaaagtgttaaattttttattgaagcataaaattcaccatttcctaaaaGCTCAAGCTTTTTGGAGATTCGATAATTTATTCTTATGTACTTGCATTGCATTTGAAGGACAATCAACAAATCAAGAAGAGAGAggttgtgggttttggtttttcatGAATGATTTTCTTTCATGTCATTATTTGCATCATTACTTTATGATGGTCCATTTAATTATGGTGGATGTGTGTAATACCAATGTGTACAGAAGACAATGGGGTTATTCTTCTTACATGGAATTTCCATGTGTGGAATTGACATGAACATGATGTGTATCTGATTTTAGGTATACGAGACATTAGAGCATCGAATGGTCATTGCAGAAGCAGCTCAAAAGTTGAGGCTTCCTCTTATCTCCAAAGATGGTGAAATCCATGAGGATGACATTGAAAAACTCAGTATAATGTCACGAAGCTCCCTTGATAGTACAGCTACCAGTTTCACAATCAGCTCAAGCTCAAATTCAATGAATTACACAACTGCAAATAGCACTGCTAGTATGACAAATAATGCTCTTAGTGCTGGTGATGCAATGGAACCTGGAGTTGGCGGTGTTCCTAATCGCTATCTTGGAATCACACCTGCTTATTTATGGCAAACTCAACTTCAAAGAACACCATTATCTGTGGTATGATACCCTATTTGGAAGGCGTGTAAACAGTTGTgatgtttttcttttgtcatttctCATTTCTCAGCTCTGTACATCGACTCTTTATGTTATTCTGTTATGTCAACctttttattggaaattgaaatttaGAACTTCCTTTGACTTGAAATTGTAGGATGTGACAGAATATCAGATGTGTCTTTCTCGTGAGATTGAGGCTCGTTTAAAAGCTAAATGTGAAAAGTTGGCCGATGCCTTTGTAATGGATGACATTGGTAGGTTATATtagtacctctctctctctctctcacataagTCCAAAATAGCCCATGCATATCCTCATGACATGCGTGTCTCTGATCTATTTCTTGGTGATAAGTAGCGTTTATATATCCATGTGAAAAAACAGATGTGATCTGTGAATTAAACTGTTGACTGAGGACTTTCCATTATAGTCTATACAAGGACAATGGCTGTATTAACAGCTTGATGCACAGTGTCAATGTGTGTATATTTACATTTGTGATGATTATGTGCATCTCATTACCCTGCCTGTGTTGATGCAGACTCATCATCTGGGCATCAAACTTCAAGTTCACGGCTTCCAGAAAGGTTTGTGCTACTCTCATACAATTCTTTACAGCATTCTCTTCTAACTAAAGAGATTTTTTCTGCTATCCATTTTTAGTGTATTGTTTTACATGTAATTTTAGCtctattggtaaaaaaaaaaattcctgttAGGGGATGGCTTCTACTCTCAGGAAAATGTAATGTGGCCTGAATATATGTGAGGTCCCCAACAGTTTACTTTCTTGAATTTTGGATTCTTTATTGAACAAGACGGTGACAGAAGCTTTGTAGCTAAAATTGGCTTTTAAAGATAATATTGGGTCACTTTTacctctctgtgtgtgtgtttctttttttttttttggggggggggggggggggggaagttgTTGGCTGCTCTCAAATTTGTTTGACAAGAAAGTAACTTtgacaaacaaataaaatatagtcAGAGAGACAAATGGTTTGGAACTTGAAAGATAGAGAATACCCAGCGAAAAGAGCTGATGAAACATTATAGGCCTTAGTTTACTGCACTATCTTactttcactattatcagggtaAAGTTGATAATTGAGGAGATTGAAAGGGAAGAAGCAGCTTTGCGAGAGGATCTCTATGCTGCAGATAGAAAATGTGCTGAATACTATAATGTATGTGAATGAGAGATTTATATAATGTTGACTTTTTTCATGCACCTTTTTTACTAGGAAAACTTTTCTATGATGATTTTGACCCTTTTTCTCTGGGCCCTAACTAGGTCTTAGAGCAGATACTTGGAGTTCTTATTAAGCTTGTTAAAGATTTGAAGTTACAACATCAACATAAATATGTAagtatttcaaatttgttaataTCTTCAATAGTTAGGTTTTGTTGGTATTAGTTTattctgtttttgtttatataagattctcttttccttcttggaTTGACCTTGAACTTACagtattttcactttttttaaagGATGATCTGCAAAAAACATGGCTTTGCAAAAGGTGTGAGACCATGAGCGCAAAATTGAGGTCTGTTGTGCCAGTTGCTGTAATTTTAAATCTGTTTTGTGCCATTAGTGTTGCTTTACAACTAAGATGATGTGGTTCTGATCCCTTGTACTGTCATTCTTAATGCAACTCTTTTGATTCTAAATGATATGTATGCTGCCAAGCTTTTTGATGATCACTTATGAAACTAgagataaattattttttcctacttgtttttatatttcatataaCATTGTGATTCATATGAACATACAATATGATTGCCTAGCAGAGCTTTTTGGATCAAAGTGTTGCTTGACAACTAAGATGGTGCAATTCAGATCCCTTGTACTGGCATTCTTAATGCAACTCTTTTGATGATCACTTATGAAACAAGAGATGGATTATCTTTTTTCTACTccttttatatttcaaataacacTGTGATTCATATGAACATACAATATGATTGCCTAGCAGAGCTTTTTGGAACAAACTGTATAGCTGTAGATTACATTGCAGCTTTCTTTCTATACAACTTTGCAGTATTTGACACTTGCCAACGTCTGTGGACTTTAGCCATTGAATCTATAgtcatttttttggtatttattgCTGACTTGCTTGTGATCCTTCAGCATACTTTGGTGGTTTGATTAATATACTGAACACAAACATCAGTCACCAATATTTGTCATTATGGTATTCATTTGTTCTcctgtatatataatatatgttacTCTTATGGATAAGCAGATTGCTTTATATGCACAAAAACTACTTCATAATTACAGTAATTTTTGCCAGCCCAAGTCCCTGTTCTAATAGATGTTACTTTTGCCATCACTTCTCAGGGTTTTGGAGAATGTTCTCCTGCTTGAAACTTATACTCAGGAGTCAATACCAGCACTTCATAAAATAAGGTACTACATAAAAATACTTTCTTGATTGCAAGTGCCGAGTTTGGCTGAGGGAAAATTGTTAATAGTTTGAGTCTATTTTAGGAAGTATCTTCTTGAGGCTACAGAAGAAGCTTCAATTGCATATAATAAAGCAGTAAGTTCCTCCGTTCCTTTTCTTACTTCAAATCCAAGTATCATTCTGAAGATTTGCTAAGCCAGTGTCTGATGATGGCATGCCTCCTATTTGATCCCCCTTATCATAATCTGTTTTAGGTCAAAGTTAGGTGCAATTTATTAGGTGCTATACATTAAGTCCCTCAATTAAATTCAGCCATGTGGTTGAATTGACCCATGAATTacatagttgaatttaattgttcttGAAAAAGATGACATTGTTTTTGTTGCATTGATCAATACAGCCATGTGGTTAAATTCAATTGGGGAACCTATGATGCAAAACTGTACCTAAATGGTTTGACCCTCTTTCCTGTCCCTCTCTTTATtgattcaacttttttttttctaggttacACGTCTTCGTGAGTATCAAGGTGTAGATCCTCACTTTGATACAATTGCAAGGCAGTACCATGATATTGTAAAGGTAATATCAATATGTTGTATGCTGTGATTTACTTGGCTCCTGTGGCAATTCTAATATGTCATGATTTCCTAACAGAAATTGGAAAATATGCAATGGACGATCCACCAAGTTGAGATGGACCTGAAACGCTTACCAGATCACCAAACAGCATGAACTTTTACTGCCCTTAACCCCCACCCCCTTTCTCCCCCACCCTCTTTAAATACTATCTTGATGTATAATGGCGCATATCCAATTCATTGTCCTTACCAGCCAGCTTTGTGTTGTGTCATGTAGTCAAtgttaataaaaaagaactCATTTACGGTTTCTTTAATGTATCATAGCTTATGATTTGGCCTTTCTACGTGTGCTTTGAACCTGGTGGATTGGTCATCAACAGCAGGTTGGGAGGCTTTCTGACTGAGAACCAATGTGCTCGTAGGAGGCACATGTAAATTTTCATCACATTTGCTCAGGTGCCAGCGTACGGCTGACTTTTTGAATTAAGAAGTGATTTCCTGCTCAGAATTTTAGGTCCCGTTTGGTACACTCacttaaacacatgttttcagtttttaaacaatattatatatattttcacacactttttcatccacactaattttcacacatgttttcaaacaacaaacacatgtttttaagtGCATATTCTAAACACTCCCTAAATCTCCCAGTGAAAGTAGAAGCACGTCCGTGTTTTCTTGAGTAGCATGAATTTCAAATATTGATGCCAAAACACATGGATTCACATGCATGAATGGTTCAAACTTAGAATGCATCGTTGtaagtggaaattttttttattaaaaaaaaagaaaagaaaaaagcggAATAGTCCAAACTTTTCTAGTAAAGTTTAC of Quercus lobata isolate SW786 chromosome 8, ValleyOak3.0 Primary Assembly, whole genome shotgun sequence contains these proteins:
- the LOC115954517 gene encoding AUGMIN subunit 4, whose amino-acid sequence is MVKGGGGGGQNLPADVAQVIDQLERHCLAPDGSLVPKPAFFDLQLAREEMSRERLRYLEAMAIYCEAMAMVEEYQQAVSVGNLGGIRDVQGLYPQLGLINSPQVYETLEHRMVIAEAAQKLRLPLISKDGEIHEDDIEKLSIMSRSSLDSTATSFTISSSSNSMNYTTANSTASMTNNALSAGDAMEPGVGGVPNRYLGITPAYLWQTQLQRTPLSVDVTEYQMCLSREIEARLKAKCEKLADAFVMDDIDSSSGHQTSSSRLPERVKLIIEEIEREEAALREDLYAADRKCAEYYNVLEQILGVLIKLVKDLKLQHQHKYDDLQKTWLCKRCETMSAKLRVLENVLLLETYTQESIPALHKIRKYLLEATEEASIAYNKAVTRLREYQGVDPHFDTIARQYHDIVKKLENMQWTIHQVEMDLKRLPDHQTA